In Chromobacterium rhizoryzae, one genomic interval encodes:
- the hutU gene encoding urocanate hydratase has translation MSDPRFDPTRHIRAPRGSELTCKSWLTEAAYRMIQNNLDAEVAEHPQSLVVYGGIGRAARDWKCYDTILDVLKRLEDDETLLVQSGKPVGVFKTHADAPRVLIANSNLVPHWANWEHFNELDKKGLMMYGQMTAGSWIYIGSQGIVQGTYETFFAVANQHFDGKPQGRWILTGGLGGMGGAQPLAATMAGFSMIAVECDETRIDFRLKTRYVDRKAKTLDEALAIIDEAKHSGKAVSVGLLGNAADVFAELVARGITPDVVTDQTSAHDPVHGYLPQGWTVEQWRAKQKTSGAEITAAAKKSMAAQVRAMLTLQERGAATLDYGNNIRQMALEEGVANAFDFPGFVPAYVRPLFCEGIGPFRWVALSGDPEDIYKTDQKVKELIPDDPHLHNWLDMAKERISFQGLPARICWVGLQDRARLGLAFNEMVKNGELKAPIVIGRDHLDSGSVASPNRETESMKDGSDAVSDWPLLNALLNTAGGATWVSLHHGGGVGMGFSQHSGVVIVCDGSDAAAKRVGRVLRNDPGTGVMRHADAGYEIAEHCAREQGLDLPMLKR, from the coding sequence ATGTCCGACCCGCGTTTTGATCCGACCCGCCACATCCGCGCGCCGCGCGGCAGCGAATTGACTTGCAAGAGCTGGCTGACCGAGGCCGCCTACCGCATGATCCAGAACAATCTGGACGCGGAAGTGGCCGAGCACCCGCAAAGCCTGGTGGTGTACGGCGGCATCGGCCGCGCCGCCCGCGATTGGAAGTGCTACGACACCATCCTGGACGTGCTCAAGCGTCTGGAGGACGACGAAACCCTGCTGGTGCAGTCCGGCAAGCCGGTGGGCGTGTTCAAGACCCACGCCGACGCGCCGCGCGTCTTGATCGCCAACTCCAATCTGGTGCCGCACTGGGCCAACTGGGAGCACTTCAACGAGCTGGATAAGAAGGGCCTGATGATGTACGGCCAGATGACGGCCGGCTCCTGGATCTACATCGGCTCGCAAGGCATTGTGCAGGGGACTTACGAAACCTTCTTCGCCGTCGCCAATCAGCATTTCGACGGCAAGCCGCAAGGCCGCTGGATCCTGACCGGCGGTCTGGGCGGCATGGGCGGCGCCCAGCCGCTGGCCGCCACCATGGCCGGCTTCAGCATGATCGCCGTCGAATGCGACGAGACCCGCATCGATTTCCGCTTGAAAACCCGCTATGTGGACCGCAAGGCCAAGACCCTGGACGAGGCGCTGGCCATCATCGACGAGGCCAAGCACAGCGGCAAGGCGGTGTCGGTGGGCTTGCTGGGCAACGCCGCCGACGTGTTCGCGGAGCTGGTGGCGCGCGGCATCACCCCGGACGTGGTCACCGACCAGACCTCGGCCCACGACCCGGTGCACGGCTATCTGCCGCAGGGCTGGACCGTGGAGCAATGGCGCGCCAAGCAGAAGACCTCCGGCGCCGAAATCACCGCCGCCGCCAAGAAATCGATGGCGGCGCAGGTGCGCGCGATGCTGACTTTGCAAGAACGCGGCGCCGCCACGCTGGACTACGGCAACAACATCCGCCAGATGGCGCTGGAAGAGGGCGTGGCCAACGCCTTCGACTTCCCCGGCTTCGTGCCCGCCTATGTGCGTCCGCTGTTCTGCGAGGGCATCGGCCCCTTCCGCTGGGTGGCGCTGTCCGGCGATCCGGAAGACATCTACAAGACCGACCAGAAGGTCAAGGAGCTGATCCCGGACGATCCGCATCTGCATAACTGGCTGGACATGGCCAAGGAGCGCATCAGCTTCCAGGGCTTGCCGGCGCGCATCTGCTGGGTGGGCCTGCAAGACCGCGCCCGTCTGGGCCTGGCCTTCAACGAGATGGTCAAGAACGGCGAATTGAAAGCCCCCATCGTGATTGGCCGCGACCATCTGGACTCAGGCTCGGTGGCCTCGCCCAACCGCGAGACCGAAAGCATGAAGGACGGCTCCGACGCCGTGTCGGACTGGCCGCTGCTGAACGCCTTGCTCAACACCGCCGGCGGCGCCACCTGGGTGTCGCTGCATCACGGCGGCGGCGTGGGCATGGGCTTCTCCCAGCATTCCGGCGTGGTCATCGTCTGCGACGGCAGCGACGCCGCGGCCAAGCGCGTGGGCCGCGTGCTGCGCAACGATCCGGGCACCGGGGTGATGCGTCACGCCGACGCCGGCTACGAGATCGCCGAGCACTGCGCGCGCGAGCAGGGGCTGGACCTGCCGATGCTGAAGCGCTGA
- the hutG gene encoding formimidoylglutamase produces the protein MSVWSGRVDAGEGDLARRWHQLARPYAAGLEPGVGIVGFSCDEGVRRNQGRVGAAAGPTAIRKALANLAWHQALPLCDAGDVACADGDLDAAQARLGEQVRRLRADGHFPLVLGGGHETAYGTWRGLAAAHPDKVIGIVNFDAHFDIREAAEATSGTPFAQIAADCAQAGRPFHYLCLGVAEPSNTQALFARARALGVKWTLDSDMTLDTLSTVRSAMMAFVDQVDIVYLTIDLDVLPASVMPAVSAPAAMGVALPVVEALVRRLAESGKLAAADLVELNPAFDIDSHGAKTAARLAWSIGRHLKQP, from the coding sequence ATGAGTGTTTGGAGCGGCCGGGTCGACGCCGGCGAGGGCGATCTGGCGCGGCGCTGGCATCAGCTGGCGCGTCCCTACGCCGCCGGGCTGGAGCCGGGCGTCGGCATCGTCGGTTTCTCCTGCGACGAGGGCGTGCGCCGCAATCAGGGCCGCGTCGGCGCCGCCGCCGGCCCGACGGCGATCCGCAAGGCGCTGGCCAATCTGGCCTGGCATCAGGCCTTGCCCTTGTGCGACGCCGGCGACGTGGCCTGCGCCGACGGCGACCTGGACGCCGCGCAGGCGCGCTTGGGCGAACAGGTGCGCCGGCTGCGCGCCGACGGCCACTTTCCGCTGGTGCTGGGCGGCGGCCACGAAACCGCCTACGGCACCTGGCGCGGACTGGCGGCCGCGCATCCGGACAAGGTGATAGGCATCGTCAATTTCGACGCCCATTTCGACATCCGCGAAGCGGCCGAAGCCACCTCCGGCACCCCGTTCGCCCAGATCGCCGCCGACTGCGCGCAGGCCGGCCGGCCCTTCCATTATCTGTGCCTGGGCGTGGCCGAGCCGTCCAATACCCAGGCCTTGTTCGCCCGCGCCCGCGCGCTCGGCGTCAAGTGGACGCTGGACAGCGATATGACGCTGGACACCTTGTCCACGGTGCGCAGCGCGATGATGGCCTTCGTCGATCAGGTGGACATCGTCTACCTGACCATAGATCTGGATGTATTGCCCGCCAGCGTGATGCCGGCGGTTTCCGCCCCCGCCGCCATGGGGGTGGCGCTGCCCGTGGTCGAGGCCCTGGTCCGGCGTCTGGCCGAAAGCGGCAAATTGGCGGCCGCCGACCTGGTGGAACTGAACCCGGCCTTCGACATCGACAGCCACGGCGCCAAAACCGCCGCCCGGCTGGCGTGGAGCATAGGCCGGCATCTGAAACAGCCCTGA
- the hutI gene encoding imidazolonepropionase, with product MSQAETDRRSLWINARLATMDPSRPAPYGALDGHALLLEAGRIVALPAAADVDPAGFDGAVIDAKGAWITPGFIDCHTHLVYGGNRAAEWEKRLNGVPYQQIAAEGGGIVSTVRATRALDEAGLAAAAKPRLRALMAEGVTTVEIKSGYGLSLEDELKQLRAARRLRDELPVEVSATLLAAHALPPEYAGRPDAYVDHIVDDILPAAARAGLAEAVDAFCESVGFSPAQTRRVFEAARAHGLKVKGHVEQLSNLHGAELVAEFGGWSADHVEYLDAAGVAALKAAGTVAVLLPGAFYFLRETQKPPVDLLRAAGVPMAVSTDLNPGTSPFASIRLAMNQACVLFGLTPEEALAGVTRHAAQALGRGASHGRLAAGHVADLLVWDIDSPAEIVYGLGDNPLRQRVFRGVAQHMKGC from the coding sequence ATGAGTCAAGCCGAAACGGATCGCCGCAGCCTGTGGATCAACGCCAGGCTGGCGACCATGGACCCTAGCCGCCCGGCGCCTTACGGCGCGCTGGACGGCCACGCGCTATTGCTGGAAGCCGGCCGCATCGTCGCGCTGCCGGCGGCCGCGGACGTGGACCCCGCCGGCTTCGACGGCGCGGTGATCGACGCCAAGGGCGCCTGGATCACGCCCGGCTTCATCGATTGCCACACTCACCTGGTTTACGGCGGCAACCGCGCCGCCGAATGGGAAAAGCGCCTCAACGGCGTGCCTTATCAGCAGATCGCCGCCGAGGGCGGCGGCATCGTCTCCACCGTGCGCGCCACCCGGGCGCTGGACGAAGCCGGCCTGGCCGCCGCCGCCAAGCCGCGCTTGCGAGCCTTGATGGCCGAGGGCGTGACCACGGTGGAGATCAAGTCCGGCTACGGCCTGAGCCTGGAGGACGAACTCAAGCAACTGCGCGCGGCGCGGCGCCTGCGGGACGAGCTGCCGGTGGAAGTGTCCGCCACCTTGCTGGCCGCCCACGCGCTGCCGCCTGAGTACGCCGGCCGGCCCGACGCCTACGTCGACCACATCGTGGACGACATCCTGCCGGCCGCCGCGCGCGCCGGCCTGGCCGAGGCGGTGGACGCTTTCTGCGAGAGCGTGGGCTTCAGCCCGGCGCAGACCCGCCGCGTGTTCGAAGCGGCGCGCGCGCACGGCCTCAAGGTCAAGGGCCATGTCGAGCAGTTGTCCAATCTGCACGGCGCCGAACTGGTGGCCGAGTTCGGCGGCTGGTCCGCCGATCACGTCGAATACCTGGACGCCGCCGGCGTGGCCGCGCTGAAGGCCGCCGGCACCGTGGCGGTGCTGCTGCCGGGCGCGTTCTACTTCCTGCGCGAAACCCAAAAGCCGCCGGTGGACCTGCTGCGCGCCGCCGGCGTGCCGATGGCGGTGTCCACCGATCTCAACCCCGGCACCAGTCCGTTCGCCTCCATCCGGCTGGCGATGAACCAGGCCTGCGTGCTGTTCGGTCTGACGCCGGAAGAGGCGCTGGCCGGCGTCACCCGCCACGCGGCGCAAGCCCTGGGCCGCGGCGCCAGCCACGGCCGGCTGGCCGCCGGCCATGTTGCCGACTTGCTGGTGTGGGACATCGATTCGCCGGCCGAGATCGTTTACGGCCTGGGCGACAATCCTTTGCGTCAGCGCGTGTTCCGCGGCGTGGCGCAGCATATGAAAGGCTGTTGA
- the hutC gene encoding histidine utilization repressor, with amino-acid sequence MSSTAQPRYLRIKEYILEGIRSRQFLPGGKIPPELELARQFQVSRMTVNKAVRDLAEAGILLRFAGDGTYVAERKAESPLLDINNISEEIEARGHRHSADVYELKAVQATEDVALRLGVKEGSTVFRSLIVHREDDVAIQLEDRYVNPAFAPDYLEQDFSSRTPNDYLMKNCPLTDIEHSVEAVLPSAAEQAMLDMRAQEPCLLVLRRTWSHKKLVSFARLTHPGSRYKLRSQTRVKR; translated from the coding sequence GTGTCATCCACAGCACAACCGCGTTATCTGCGCATCAAGGAATACATCCTTGAAGGCATTCGTTCCCGCCAGTTTCTGCCAGGCGGCAAGATTCCGCCCGAGCTGGAGTTGGCGCGTCAGTTCCAGGTATCGCGCATGACCGTCAACAAGGCGGTGCGGGATCTGGCCGAGGCCGGCATCCTGCTGCGCTTCGCCGGCGACGGCACGTATGTGGCGGAGCGCAAGGCGGAGTCACCGCTGCTGGACATCAACAACATCTCCGAAGAAATCGAGGCGCGCGGCCATCGCCACAGCGCCGACGTCTACGAACTCAAGGCCGTGCAGGCTACCGAAGACGTGGCGCTGCGCCTGGGCGTGAAGGAGGGCAGCACGGTGTTCCGCTCGCTCATCGTCCACCGCGAGGACGATGTGGCCATCCAGCTGGAAGACCGCTACGTCAATCCCGCTTTCGCGCCGGATTATCTGGAGCAGGACTTCAGCAGCCGCACGCCCAACGACTACCTGATGAAGAACTGCCCGCTGACCGACATCGAGCACAGCGTGGAGGCGGTGCTGCCCAGCGCGGCCGAGCAGGCGATGCTGGACATGAGGGCGCAGGAGCCCTGCCTGTTGGTTTTGCGCCGCACTTGGTCGCACAAGAAGCTGGTCAGCTTCGCGCGGCTGACGCATCCGGGCTCGCGCTACAAATTGCGTTCGCAAACCCGGGTCAAGCGCTGA
- a CDS encoding Mpo1 family 2-hydroxy fatty acid dioxygenase, with protein MTLEQWLQEYDLSHRHPVNIRIHKICVPAIVFALLGLLSSVPSPLNLAWLAAAAGLAFYWRLGRAPALAMAAMCLPMLLLLEAASRAGLPLALLSLGLFVVAWIGQFVGHAIEGKKPSFLRDLQFLLIGPLWTLRRWL; from the coding sequence ATGACGCTTGAGCAATGGTTGCAAGAGTATGATCTCAGTCACCGCCATCCCGTCAATATCCGCATTCATAAAATCTGCGTGCCCGCCATCGTGTTCGCGCTCTTGGGCCTGCTCTCCAGCGTGCCCTCGCCGCTGAACCTCGCCTGGCTGGCGGCGGCGGCCGGCCTGGCCTTCTATTGGCGGCTGGGCCGCGCGCCCGCGCTGGCGATGGCGGCGATGTGCCTGCCCATGCTCTTGCTTCTGGAGGCGGCGTCCCGCGCCGGCCTGCCGCTGGCGCTGCTCTCTCTGGGGCTGTTCGTCGTCGCCTGGATCGGCCAGTTCGTCGGCCACGCGATCGAGGGCAAAAAGCCCTCCTTTCTGCGCGATCTGCAATTCCTGCTGATCGGCCCGCTGTGGACGCTGCGCCGCTGGCTGTAG
- a CDS encoding D-hexose-6-phosphate mutarotase, with the protein MSVALPPAAALSSRAPGVDILVISTADFHAEISLLGGQLLSFRAAGQQPLLYLSPQARYQPGKAIRGGVPLCWPWFGPHPDDASLPAHGVARTQAWRLDEVREDAGAFHVKLSGPECDGLTAEMEYRLGAAVEAALTTRNLGDRPQRLGAALHSYLAVGDARQAALSGLDGERCHDKVAGRESRWPDGEFRFRGEVDSIVYSERPALLRDPVWRRCIRVTAEGAGSVVVWNPAAEKTALLGDLPDTAWLDFVCVETANAGDDVRELAPGASHRLACRLTLEPFHGEAGV; encoded by the coding sequence ATGTCCGTCGCCCTGCCTCCCGCCGCCGCGCTGTCCAGCCGCGCGCCCGGCGTCGATATCCTCGTCATCTCCACGGCGGATTTTCACGCGGAAATCTCCTTGCTGGGCGGTCAGTTGCTCAGCTTCCGCGCCGCCGGCCAGCAACCCTTGCTGTATTTGTCGCCGCAGGCGCGCTACCAGCCGGGCAAGGCCATACGCGGCGGCGTGCCGCTGTGCTGGCCCTGGTTCGGCCCGCACCCCGACGACGCGAGCCTGCCGGCCCACGGCGTGGCGCGCACGCAAGCCTGGCGCCTGGACGAGGTCCGCGAGGACGCCGGCGCGTTCCACGTGAAACTCTCCGGCCCGGAATGCGACGGCCTGACGGCGGAAATGGAATACCGGCTGGGCGCGGCGGTGGAAGCGGCGCTGACCACCCGCAACCTCGGCGACCGCCCGCAACGCCTCGGCGCCGCGCTGCACAGTTATCTGGCGGTGGGCGACGCGCGCCAAGCCGCCTTGTCCGGCCTGGACGGCGAGCGCTGTCACGACAAGGTGGCCGGCCGCGAAAGCCGCTGGCCGGACGGCGAATTCCGCTTCCGGGGCGAGGTGGACAGCATTGTTTACAGCGAGCGCCCCGCCTTGCTGCGCGACCCGGTCTGGCGGCGTTGCATTCGCGTCACAGCGGAAGGCGCCGGCAGCGTGGTGGTGTGGAATCCGGCGGCGGAGAAAACCGCCTTGCTGGGCGACTTGCCGGACACCGCCTGGCTTGATTTCGTCTGCGTGGAAACCGCCAACGCCGGCGACGATGTCCGCGAGCTCGCCCCCGGCGCCAGCCACCGCCTGGCCTGCCGCTTGACGCTGGAACCCTTCCACGGCGAGGCCGGGGTATAA
- a CDS encoding M3 family metallopeptidase: MTAIAELRAGFDQLNRDYLAVHKTKEDLFWDTYMAVSDDHDGFARAEAAYKAFISSPERLTAVRAALEGLQAQPAGAERDALLHGYRGWLALFESNIVDSEAAQEQMRRLIEMEAALFAKRRDLALSHVNERGEREEATLTMLSINMTTNPDAAARKSSHDALLDLERWVLDNGFLDIVKQRNALARSLGSADYFEHKVRKNEQMTPEALFAVLDDFEARTRDANQQALRRLADDKGEDALLPHNLRFHMSGDVTRQMDPYLPFSKAVERWVLSFRRLGVQYRQATMQLDLVERKGKYQNGFCHGPVPSFYNDGRWVPGRINFTADATPDQVGSGARAINTLFHEGGHAAHFANVIQNAPCFSQEFAPTSMAYAETQSMFCDSLLNDADWLKRYARNAAGEAMPDALIRARIEAVQPFFAFSERSIAVVAYFERELYRLPEAELKPETVLALARRCEREILGVECGPRPLLAIPHLLNQESAASYHGYLLAHMAVYQTRAHFLREYGYLTDNPAIGPLLAEHYWAPGNSLSHDATLLSLTGEHFNALYLAEACKRSAAEAWQEAERQIAAAAERNYARDYPERLDATIRLVHGAELIADNEAGEAEMCRRFETWVRERYPAAAH; the protein is encoded by the coding sequence ATGACAGCGATTGCCGAACTGCGCGCGGGCTTCGACCAGCTCAACCGCGATTACCTGGCGGTGCACAAGACCAAGGAAGACCTGTTCTGGGACACCTATATGGCGGTGTCCGACGACCACGACGGTTTCGCCCGCGCGGAAGCCGCCTACAAGGCCTTCATCTCCAGCCCGGAGCGGCTGACGGCGGTGCGCGCGGCGCTGGAGGGCTTGCAGGCGCAGCCGGCCGGCGCGGAGCGCGACGCCCTGCTGCACGGTTATCGGGGATGGTTGGCCTTGTTCGAGAGCAATATCGTCGACAGCGAGGCGGCGCAGGAGCAGATGCGCCGGCTGATCGAGATGGAAGCCGCGTTGTTCGCCAAGCGCCGCGATCTCGCGCTCAGCCACGTCAACGAGCGCGGCGAGCGCGAAGAGGCGACGCTGACCATGTTGAGCATCAATATGACCACCAACCCGGACGCCGCCGCGCGCAAGAGCTCGCACGACGCCTTGCTCGATCTCGAGCGCTGGGTGTTGGACAACGGCTTCCTCGACATCGTCAAACAGCGCAACGCGCTGGCGCGCAGCCTGGGCAGCGCCGATTATTTCGAGCACAAGGTGCGCAAGAACGAGCAGATGACGCCGGAGGCGCTGTTCGCCGTGCTCGACGATTTCGAGGCGCGCACCCGCGACGCCAATCAGCAAGCGCTGCGGCGCCTGGCCGACGACAAGGGCGAGGACGCGCTGCTGCCGCACAATCTGCGTTTTCACATGAGCGGCGACGTCACCCGGCAGATGGACCCTTATCTGCCGTTCTCCAAGGCGGTGGAGCGCTGGGTGCTGAGTTTCCGCCGGCTGGGCGTGCAATACCGGCAAGCCACGATGCAGCTGGACCTGGTGGAGCGCAAGGGCAAGTATCAGAACGGTTTCTGCCACGGGCCGGTGCCTAGCTTCTACAACGATGGACGCTGGGTGCCGGGCCGGATCAATTTCACCGCCGACGCCACGCCGGATCAGGTGGGCAGCGGCGCGCGTGCGATCAATACCCTGTTCCACGAAGGCGGTCACGCCGCGCACTTCGCCAATGTGATCCAGAACGCGCCGTGCTTCTCCCAGGAGTTCGCGCCCACTTCGATGGCTTACGCCGAAACCCAGAGCATGTTCTGCGACAGCCTGCTGAACGATGCCGACTGGCTGAAGCGCTACGCGCGCAACGCCGCGGGGGAGGCGATGCCGGACGCCTTGATCCGCGCGCGCATCGAAGCGGTCCAGCCTTTCTTCGCCTTCTCCGAGCGCTCCATCGCCGTGGTCGCCTACTTCGAGCGCGAGCTGTACCGCTTGCCGGAGGCGGAACTGAAGCCGGAGACGGTGCTGGCGCTGGCGCGTCGTTGCGAGCGCGAGATTCTGGGCGTGGAATGCGGCCCGCGGCCGCTGCTGGCGATTCCGCATCTGCTGAATCAGGAATCGGCGGCGTCCTATCACGGCTATCTGCTGGCGCATATGGCGGTGTACCAGACTCGCGCCCATTTCCTGCGCGAATACGGCTATCTGACCGACAACCCGGCGATCGGCCCGCTGCTGGCCGAGCATTACTGGGCGCCGGGCAACAGCCTCAGCCACGACGCCACCTTGCTGAGCCTGACCGGCGAGCATTTCAACGCCCTTTATCTGGCGGAGGCCTGCAAGCGCAGCGCGGCCGAGGCCTGGCAAGAGGCGGAGCGGCAGATCGCCGCCGCCGCGGAGCGGAACTACGCGCGGGATTACCCGGAGCGGCTGGACGCGACGATACGGCTGGTGCACGGCGCCGAGCTGATCGCCGACAACGAGGCCGGGGAGGCGGAAATGTGCCGCCGTTTCGAGACTTGGGTCAGAGAGCGCTACCCGGCCGCGGCGCACTGA
- a CDS encoding GNAT family N-acetyltransferase, whose protein sequence is MLSPLLYSRRLMLRDFRPDDHAAYAMARSGREFARHYPPEELTPARSGQLLLRFLEQQRDAPRRGWQLAIVRVEDKALLGSVGLRGLGRGGEAGFGIELAESAWGQGYALEAARMMLDFGYRQLGWHRIWADCAPGNIAMLQLARRLGFVVQPLGAEPRLSLLLSAVPPPFAGPRREVLQWAAEARG, encoded by the coding sequence ATGCTGAGCCCCTTGCTCTACAGCCGGCGTCTGATGCTGCGCGATTTCCGCCCGGACGACCACGCCGCCTACGCGATGGCGCGCAGCGGCCGCGAGTTCGCCCGTCATTACCCGCCGGAAGAACTCACGCCTGCGCGCAGCGGGCAGTTATTGCTGCGCTTTCTGGAGCAGCAGCGCGACGCTCCCCGCCGCGGCTGGCAGCTGGCCATCGTGCGCGTCGAAGACAAGGCGCTGCTCGGTTCGGTCGGCCTGCGCGGCCTGGGACGCGGCGGCGAAGCCGGCTTCGGCATCGAACTGGCGGAATCGGCCTGGGGCCAGGGCTACGCTCTGGAGGCGGCGCGGATGATGCTGGACTTCGGCTACCGCCAATTGGGCTGGCACCGGATCTGGGCCGATTGCGCGCCCGGCAACATCGCCATGCTGCAATTGGCGCGGCGTTTGGGTTTCGTGGTGCAGCCGCTGGGCGCTGAGCCGAGGCTGAGCCTGCTCTTGTCCGCGGTGCCGCCGCCCTTCGCCGGCCCGCGGCGGGAAGTCCTGCAATGGGCGGCGGAAGCGCGCGGCTAG
- the rarD gene encoding EamA family transporter RarD, whose translation MSSVSSTSESGRGVVFTVAAFICWGLFPLYWKPLHDVPALQILCHRIVWSAVFVAAVLTARNHWGWLPAAVREPRKLGIFGLSSLLLSLNWLIYIWAVNAGHVVEGSLGYFINPLFNVLLGRIFLSERLSGLQNAALLLAAAGVAWITYSAGALPWIALSLAATFGLYGLLRKKAPLASLEGLALETFLMTPLAALALVWFEWQGQGAFGHGSAAQTGLLIGAGVVTAVPLLLFAAGARRLKLATVGVIQYIGPSIQLALGVLLFGEAFDSGRALGFGLIWAALLLYSAAGLLQMWQGRRAAAT comes from the coding sequence ATGAGTTCAGTTTCTTCTACCTCCGAAAGCGGCCGCGGCGTCGTTTTCACCGTTGCCGCCTTCATCTGTTGGGGTCTGTTTCCTTTGTACTGGAAGCCGCTGCACGATGTCCCGGCTTTGCAAATTCTGTGCCACCGCATTGTCTGGTCTGCGGTGTTCGTCGCGGCGGTGCTGACCGCGCGCAATCATTGGGGCTGGCTGCCGGCCGCGGTGCGCGAGCCGCGCAAACTGGGCATCTTCGGCCTGTCTTCCTTGCTGCTGTCGCTGAACTGGCTGATCTATATCTGGGCGGTGAATGCCGGCCACGTGGTGGAGGGCAGCCTGGGCTATTTCATCAATCCGCTGTTCAATGTGTTGTTGGGCCGGATCTTTCTGTCCGAGCGCTTGAGCGGGCTGCAGAACGCCGCCTTGCTGCTGGCGGCGGCCGGCGTGGCCTGGATCACTTACAGCGCCGGCGCCTTGCCGTGGATCGCGCTGTCGCTGGCGGCCACCTTCGGCTTGTACGGCCTGCTGCGCAAGAAGGCGCCCTTGGCCTCGCTGGAGGGCCTGGCTTTGGAAACCTTCCTGATGACGCCGCTGGCGGCGCTGGCCCTGGTCTGGTTTGAATGGCAGGGGCAGGGCGCTTTCGGCCATGGCTCCGCCGCGCAGACCGGTTTGCTGATAGGCGCCGGCGTGGTGACCGCGGTGCCCTTGCTGCTGTTCGCCGCCGGCGCGCGCCGGCTCAAGCTGGCGACGGTGGGAGTGATCCAGTACATCGGCCCCAGCATCCAGCTGGCGCTGGGCGTGCTCTTGTTCGGAGAGGCGTTCGACAGCGGCCGCGCGCTGGGTTTCGGCCTGATCTGGGCGGCGCTGCTGCTGTACTCCGCCGCCGGTCTGCTGCAGATGTGGCAGGGGCGACGCGCCGCCGCGACCTGA